A DNA window from Sphingomonas changnyeongensis contains the following coding sequences:
- the ptsP gene encoding phosphoenolpyruvate--protein phosphotransferase, which produces MTPFLAPLGGWLMPLHEVADPVFASGSMGPGIAIDPLDGLVTAPLAGTVVAVARTGHSVTIAAGDGTTILIHIGLDTVALGGAGFTPQVAEGAQVAPGDPLICFDLDHVARAARSVVTPIVVIGEGDRMLIDQNARLVTAGAAIGHVVPGAPPPASPAVPAAPARPAARRELVLAMANGIHARPSARIVAALRPYAADVAILTGARRASARSTVALLTLAARHGDRLTIEAHGPDAEAAADALFALIDSGMGEAADHPPPVRAHAPPPAMGASQRAGDLILGVTGAPGLAIGVAAKFRRAELAVPETGGPAPEERAALDRARAAVAARLDTHGHGPMADIAAAHRALVDDPELADAAGKSIDAGASAAFAWRRAVRDCQAALAATGDALLIERIDDLADIERQVIAELVCAGTAHAPLPSAAPPHSAVPLPRAAILIADDLLPSEFQALDTGRLAGIALARGGPTSHVAILAAAAGVPMLVALGPDVLAIADGQPLILDADAGLDTAPDELRLDAAAQRLAAARAARAEALAEAHRPAMTRDGTHIEVFANLGSAAEAGRAVAGGAEGCGLLRTEFLFLDRADAPGEAEQARIYGEIAAALADRPLIVRTFDIGGDKPAPYLPMATEDNPALGLRGVRLNLARQDLLDTQLRAILAGVPAPQRRIMVPMVIEPAELAAVRDRLRAAERTLGIDRPTPLGVMVETPAAALGADAIAREADFLSIGSNDLTQYALACDRGNPATAARVDALHPAVLRLIALAAEGAARHGRWIGVCGGIASDPLATPLLIGLGVTELSVAIDQIAPVKARLRMLDLPACRDLARTALCLPDARAVRALAQEFAR; this is translated from the coding sequence GTGACACCTTTTCTCGCGCCGCTTGGCGGCTGGCTGATGCCGCTGCACGAGGTTGCCGATCCGGTCTTTGCCAGCGGGTCGATGGGGCCGGGCATCGCGATCGACCCGCTTGACGGCCTGGTCACGGCCCCACTCGCGGGAACGGTGGTAGCAGTCGCCCGCACCGGCCATTCAGTGACCATCGCGGCCGGGGACGGGACGACGATCCTCATCCATATCGGCCTCGACACGGTGGCGTTGGGCGGGGCCGGTTTTACTCCGCAAGTGGCGGAAGGGGCGCAGGTCGCGCCCGGCGATCCGCTGATCTGCTTCGACCTCGACCATGTCGCCCGCGCTGCGCGGTCGGTCGTCACGCCGATCGTCGTGATTGGCGAGGGCGACCGGATGCTGATCGACCAGAACGCCAGGCTGGTGACCGCTGGTGCTGCGATCGGCCATGTCGTGCCGGGTGCACCGCCCCCCGCTTCTCCAGCCGTCCCCGCAGCACCGGCAAGGCCGGCCGCCAGACGTGAGCTGGTGCTGGCAATGGCCAACGGCATTCATGCCCGCCCGTCGGCGCGGATCGTTGCCGCGCTCCGCCCCTATGCCGCCGATGTCGCGATCCTGACGGGCGCGCGGCGGGCAAGCGCGCGCAGCACGGTGGCGCTGCTGACCTTGGCCGCGCGGCACGGCGACCGGCTGACCATCGAGGCGCATGGCCCCGATGCCGAGGCGGCAGCCGATGCGCTGTTCGCGCTCATCGACAGCGGCATGGGCGAAGCCGCCGATCATCCGCCGCCGGTCCGCGCCCATGCTCCGCCCCCGGCGATGGGCGCATCGCAGCGCGCGGGCGACCTGATCCTGGGCGTCACGGGAGCCCCGGGGCTGGCAATCGGGGTCGCCGCAAAGTTCCGCCGCGCCGAGCTTGCCGTGCCCGAAACCGGTGGTCCTGCCCCCGAAGAACGCGCCGCACTCGACCGCGCCCGCGCCGCCGTTGCCGCCCGGCTTGACACACATGGACACGGCCCGATGGCCGACATTGCCGCCGCGCACCGCGCGCTGGTCGACGATCCAGAACTCGCCGACGCTGCCGGAAAATCCATCGATGCGGGGGCGAGCGCAGCCTTTGCCTGGCGGCGCGCGGTGCGCGACTGTCAGGCGGCGCTGGCGGCAACCGGCGACGCCCTGCTGATCGAGCGGATCGACGATCTGGCCGATATCGAGCGGCAGGTGATCGCCGAACTGGTCTGCGCGGGAACGGCGCACGCGCCCCTGCCCTCAGCAGCCCCCCCGCACTCAGCCGTCCCCCTGCCCCGCGCAGCCATCCTGATTGCCGATGATCTGCTGCCCAGCGAGTTTCAGGCGCTCGACACCGGCCGTCTCGCCGGTATCGCGCTGGCGCGGGGCGGCCCGACCTCGCATGTCGCGATCCTGGCCGCTGCGGCGGGCGTGCCGATGCTCGTCGCGCTCGGGCCGGATGTGCTCGCGATCGCCGATGGCCAGCCGCTCATTCTCGATGCCGATGCCGGGCTGGACACCGCACCCGACGAGCTGCGGCTTGACGCCGCGGCCCAGCGGCTGGCGGCCGCGCGCGCGGCGCGGGCTGAGGCACTGGCCGAGGCGCATCGTCCGGCGATGACGCGCGACGGCACCCATATCGAGGTGTTCGCCAATCTCGGCTCGGCCGCCGAAGCGGGGCGCGCAGTGGCGGGCGGGGCGGAAGGCTGCGGGCTGCTGCGCACCGAGTTCCTGTTTCTTGACCGCGCCGACGCGCCGGGCGAGGCGGAACAGGCGCGCATCTATGGCGAGATCGCCGCCGCACTGGCCGACCGGCCGCTGATCGTGCGCACCTTCGACATTGGCGGCGACAAGCCCGCCCCCTATCTGCCGATGGCGACCGAGGACAATCCTGCGCTGGGCTTGCGCGGCGTGCGTCTCAACCTGGCGCGGCAGGATCTGCTCGACACCCAGCTGCGCGCGATCCTTGCCGGGGTGCCGGCGCCCCAGCGGCGGATCATGGTGCCGATGGTGATCGAACCCGCCGAACTTGCCGCGGTGCGCGACCGGCTGCGCGCGGCCGAGCGGACGCTGGGTATCGACCGCCCCACGCCGCTTGGCGTGATGGTCGAGACCCCGGCGGCGGCACTGGGGGCCGATGCCATTGCGCGCGAGGCCGATTTCCTGTCGATCGGGAGCAACGACCTTACCCAATATGCCCTTGCGTGCGACCGGGGAAATCCGGCGACCGCCGCGCGGGTCGATGCGCTTCACCCGGCGGTGCTGCGCCTGATCGCGCTTGCAGCCGAGGGCGCGGCCCGGCACGGTCGCTGGATCGGCGTGTGCGGTGGCATCGCGTCCGATCCGCTCGCCACACCGCTGCTGATCGGGCTGGGCGTGACCGAGCTGTCGGTTGCCATCGACCAGATCGCGCCGGTCAAGGCGCGGCTGCGCATGCTCGACCTGCCCGCCTGCCGCGATCTCGCGCGCACGGCGCTCTGCCTGCCCGATGCCCGCGCCGTGCGCGCCCTTGCCCAGGAGTTTGCCCGATGA
- the nagE gene encoding N-acetylglucosamine-specific PTS transporter subunit IIBC: MSAVLARLQPLGRALMLPIAVLPVAGLLLRLGQPDLLDLTFIAAAGNAIFGHLGLLFGIGVAIGLARENHGAAGLAGAVAYLVATEGAKALLAVPPGLGAGLGSDVRAALTSAWRDGQIARLSVPAGIVSGLIAGQLYNRYADIRMPDYLAFFGGRRFVPIAAGLAGLGVALVFGMGFPLLSAGVDMLSRRAVEAGPAGLFAYGALNRLLIVTGLHHILNNIAWFILGDFGGATGDLKRFFAGDPAAGAFMSGFFPVMMFGLPAACLAMYRAAHASQRRAVGGMLLSLGATSFLTGVTEPIEFSFMFLAPALYALHAILTGLSMALMDALGVRLGFGFSAGLFDYLLSFGLATRPLMLLPVGAAYALVYYAAFSWCIRRFDLKTPGRDPADDVSATIDADSDADMALPVAARFAAALGGPGNLSAIDACTTRLRLRVADQALVDEAALRRLGARGVFRPGGDALQVVIGPTADRLAGEIRQIAAETAPAEMPDAPLDARTVPVPLPAGLRSAIDAHALAAWLRPLTTADITARDTRLVLECAGPVDDLLARPEAMAELHRLGIRGATMAGGSLHLIVGPGAGDLAARLAPMIRG; the protein is encoded by the coding sequence ATGAGCGCCGTCCTCGCCCGTCTGCAGCCGCTTGGCCGTGCGCTGATGTTGCCGATCGCGGTGCTGCCCGTCGCCGGGCTGCTGCTTCGCCTCGGACAGCCCGATCTGCTCGACCTGACGTTCATCGCCGCCGCCGGCAATGCGATTTTTGGCCATCTCGGGCTGCTGTTCGGCATCGGGGTCGCCATCGGACTGGCGCGCGAAAACCATGGCGCGGCAGGGCTGGCCGGAGCGGTCGCCTATCTGGTCGCGACCGAAGGCGCGAAGGCGCTGCTCGCCGTGCCGCCAGGACTTGGCGCGGGGTTGGGCAGCGACGTCCGCGCCGCGCTGACCAGTGCTTGGCGCGACGGCCAGATCGCCCGGCTCAGCGTGCCGGCAGGGATCGTCTCCGGGCTGATCGCGGGGCAGCTGTATAACCGCTACGCCGATATCCGGATGCCCGATTATCTGGCGTTTTTCGGCGGGCGGCGGTTCGTGCCGATCGCGGCCGGGCTGGCGGGACTGGGCGTCGCGCTTGTCTTTGGCATGGGGTTTCCACTGCTGTCGGCCGGGGTCGATATGCTCAGCCGCCGGGCGGTCGAGGCCGGGCCTGCGGGTTTGTTCGCCTATGGCGCGCTCAACCGGCTGCTGATCGTTACCGGGCTGCATCATATCCTCAACAACATCGCCTGGTTCATCCTGGGCGACTTCGGCGGCGCGACCGGCGACCTTAAGCGTTTCTTCGCCGGCGATCCCGCGGCCGGCGCGTTCATGAGCGGCTTTTTCCCGGTGATGATGTTCGGCCTGCCCGCCGCCTGTCTTGCGATGTACCGCGCCGCCCATGCCAGCCAGCGCCGCGCGGTCGGCGGCATGCTGCTCAGCCTGGGGGCAACCAGCTTCCTGACCGGGGTGACCGAGCCGATCGAGTTCAGCTTCATGTTCCTCGCCCCTGCGCTTTACGCGCTGCACGCGATCCTGACCGGGCTGTCGATGGCGCTGATGGATGCGCTGGGCGTGCGGCTGGGCTTCGGCTTTTCCGCCGGGCTGTTCGATTATCTGCTGAGCTTTGGCCTCGCGACCCGGCCCCTCATGCTGCTGCCGGTCGGGGCGGCATATGCGCTTGTCTATTATGCCGCATTCAGCTGGTGCATCCGCCGGTTCGACCTGAAAACGCCCGGCCGCGATCCCGCTGACGATGTGTCAGCAACCATCGATGCGGATAGCGATGCGGACATGGCGCTGCCGGTCGCCGCGCGCTTTGCCGCAGCGCTTGGCGGGCCGGGGAATCTCAGCGCGATCGACGCCTGCACGACCAGGCTAAGGCTGCGCGTCGCCGATCAGGCATTGGTCGATGAGGCGGCACTCAGGCGGCTGGGCGCGCGTGGCGTGTTCCGCCCCGGTGGCGATGCGCTGCAGGTCGTGATCGGCCCGACCGCCGACCGGCTGGCGGGCGAGATCCGCCAGATTGCAGCCGAGACCGCCCCGGCGGAGATGCCGGACGCGCCGCTGGACGCCCGGACTGTTCCCGTCCCTCTCCCGGCTGGCCTGCGATCCGCCATCGATGCGCATGCGCTGGCGGCATGGCTGCGCCCGCTCACCACCGCCGATATCACCGCGCGCGACACAAGGCTTGTGCTGGAGTGCGCCGGTCCGGTCGATGATCTGCTCGCCCGGCCGGAAGCCATGGCCGAACTGCACCGCCTGGGTATTCGCGGCGCGACGATGGCGGGCGGCAGCCTGCACCTGATCGTCGGGCCAGGCGCAGGCGATCTGGCCGCTCGGCTCGCTCCCATGATCAGGGGCTGA
- a CDS encoding family 20 glycosylhydrolase: MIRPVAKAVVAALIGLAAPAAAQSLHLLPQPARIRVDGGSFFVSASTPLTGDADAAAAFADLMRRTTGIAPVIRANGAGSPAIRFRRDPALQPEAYRVVATPRGVTVTGGDRAGLYYGAVTLWQLATRPGRTGELPAVRIDDQPRFGWRGMMLDSARHPQSPAFIRRFIEWMAVNKLNRFHWHLVDDQGWRLEIRKYPRLTAIGGTRLPATAPGAPPLPPVTGHYTQDDVRDIVAFAAARGVTVVPEIELPGHALSALRAYPELGMGVTPPPGIESHWGVFPWLYAPDERTIAFLEDVFAEVIALFPSREIHVGGDEAIKDQWRADPRVQARIRELGVGDEAGLQNWMIGRIGQYLARHGRRLIGWDEILDAPLPGDAIVMSWRGREGAEQAAARGHDTILAAAPALYFDHRQGEGPAEPPGRGRVQDLASVIAVKPLGDRPGRALLRHLRGLQGQVWTEHVRTEDRVAWMAFPRALAVAEIGWAGAADYPDFLARLAPQLGRMTPLGLVAADTAFRDAAGGAVPSTPDRVSSTALRSCTGRLPLYLEDDYPAAGERARFLIDILDPCWRWDDAPTNGAHAIAVHVGQLPFNFQVGGDRDTIRFRPPATPAGEIEVRTGSCDGEPVARLPLQPATGNPGVTILTAPLPPLQDKATLCLTYTAWGPDPLWAIEQVRLIK, from the coding sequence ATGATCCGTCCGGTCGCCAAGGCCGTGGTCGCCGCCCTGATCGGGCTGGCGGCCCCGGCGGCGGCGCAATCTCTCCACCTGCTGCCGCAACCGGCCCGGATCCGGGTCGATGGCGGCAGTTTTTTTGTCTCCGCATCGACCCCGCTGACCGGCGATGCCGATGCGGCGGCGGCCTTTGCCGATCTGATGCGGCGCACGACGGGCATCGCGCCCGTGATCCGTGCCAACGGTGCCGGCAGCCCGGCGATCAGGTTCCGCCGCGATCCGGCGCTGCAACCCGAGGCTTACCGCGTGGTTGCCACGCCGCGCGGCGTGACCGTGACGGGCGGCGACCGCGCCGGGCTGTATTACGGGGCCGTCACCCTGTGGCAGCTGGCGACCCGGCCGGGCCGCACCGGCGAGCTGCCGGCGGTCCGGATCGACGACCAGCCGCGCTTCGGCTGGCGCGGCATGATGCTCGATTCCGCCCGCCACCCCCAGTCGCCGGCATTCATCCGTCGCTTCATCGAATGGATGGCGGTCAACAAGCTCAACCGGTTTCACTGGCATCTGGTCGACGATCAGGGCTGGCGGCTGGAGATCCGCAAATATCCGCGGCTGACCGCGATCGGCGGCACCCGCCTGCCCGCGACAGCTCCGGGTGCACCGCCGCTGCCGCCGGTCACCGGCCATTACACGCAGGATGATGTGCGCGACATTGTCGCCTTCGCCGCCGCGCGGGGCGTGACCGTGGTGCCCGAGATCGAGCTGCCCGGCCATGCGCTGTCGGCGCTGCGCGCCTATCCCGAACTGGGCATGGGCGTGACCCCGCCGCCGGGCATCGAATCCCATTGGGGCGTGTTCCCCTGGCTCTATGCGCCTGATGAACGGACGATCGCCTTTCTGGAGGATGTGTTCGCCGAGGTGATCGCGCTGTTCCCATCGCGCGAGATCCATGTCGGCGGGGACGAGGCGATCAAGGACCAGTGGCGCGCAGATCCGCGCGTGCAGGCGCGGATCCGCGAACTGGGCGTCGGCGACGAAGCGGGGCTGCAGAACTGGATGATCGGCCGCATCGGCCAGTATCTGGCCCGCCATGGCCGCAGGCTAATCGGCTGGGACGAGATTCTGGACGCGCCCCTGCCCGGCGATGCCATCGTGATGTCGTGGCGCGGGCGCGAAGGTGCCGAACAGGCGGCGGCGCGCGGGCATGACACGATCCTGGCCGCAGCACCCGCTTTGTATTTCGACCATCGCCAGGGCGAGGGCCCGGCCGAGCCGCCGGGGCGCGGCAGGGTGCAGGATCTGGCGAGCGTGATTGCCGTGAAGCCGCTGGGCGACCGGCCGGGCAGGGCGCTGCTCAGGCATCTGCGCGGGCTGCAGGGGCAGGTGTGGACCGAACATGTCCGCACCGAGGACCGGGTGGCGTGGATGGCATTTCCGCGCGCGCTGGCGGTTGCCGAAATCGGCTGGGCGGGCGCGGCCGACTATCCTGACTTTCTTGCGCGGCTGGCTCCCCAGCTTGGCCGCATGACGCCGCTCGGCCTTGTGGCTGCCGATACCGCCTTTCGGGACGCAGCCGGCGGCGCTGTGCCCTCCACGCCGGACCGGGTGTCGAGCACCGCCCTGCGCAGCTGCACAGGGCGGCTGCCGCTCTATCTGGAGGATGACTATCCGGCAGCAGGCGAGCGGGCGCGGTTCCTGATCGACATTCTGGATCCCTGCTGGCGGTGGGACGATGCGCCGACAAACGGCGCCCACGCGATTGCCGTGCATGTCGGGCAGCTGCCGTTCAACTTTCAGGTCGGGGGTGATCGTGACACCATCCGCTTCCGCCCGCCCGCGACGCCAGCCGGCGAGATCGAGGTGCGCACCGGCAGCTGCGACGGCGAACCGGTCGCCCGCCTGCCGCTCCAGCCCGCGACCGGCAATCCGGGCGTGACGATCCTGACCGCGCCGCTGCCGCCGCTGCAGGACAAGGCGACGCTGTGCCTGACCTACACCGCCTGGGGGCCAGACCCGCTCTGGGCGATCGAGCAAGTGAGACTGATCAAGTGA
- a CDS encoding TonB-dependent receptor, with the protein MMTKHNHLFSAASLAAILIAGTPGAVLAASPDAAADVAAADPAQTAAAQNSGSQNSGGQNGDEIVVQGFRSSIAQSLQAKRLTDMVADVLSAEDIGKFPDKNVAEALQRVPGIVINREFGEGERVSLRGTAPNLTKTLVNGHGIATADWFILDQLSATRSFNYLTLPSEIVGKLEVFKSPQADIEEGGIGGTINVNTRRPLDLDRWTVSASAQAVYTERSGKVDPQASGMVSWKNADETFGILLGAVYQKRQIRRDGVEVLGYQDVTVGGQTAQIPALIGSALFQQTRERYGGNIELQFKPSDDLEIIATGLYSRFNADNVNANYLAWTSNALGGGGTLTNPTVANGTVVRGTVTSTPGGRAAVYDVIDRDAFADTWSGDLDVTWQVGDSARLHLKGGYTKAKGATNSQPFYEGAAPGAFTFDITGRVPQVRFTGIDPNRPSDLIFDFASLHKIDNIDEETYFYADLEKDVDWGPITALKFGGKYTDHLREARFLATTFGGFFIPLSTRGCGGAPCTSASFAGGSLPDDFLANIALPGTLTSYFAVDRGKLRSILNGQPASVRERVINPPENYSITERTYGGYVMAKIGGEGEKVRGNFGVRIIRTDQISRGNLLGVPANTPGAIANPFGTYLPVEINQSYTDILPSANLAFDVSPTVVVRVAAGRTVTRPDYTDIVPRVSLNPGALTGDGGDPNVRPYRANGADLSIEWYPDRDTIVAAALYYRDIQSYIVNRTVQERFPVQTGTPNLSRCTLINAGQQLYNCLFDINRRSNGAGGTNKGFELQVSRPIWGGFGAVVNYTYSDAQSESGDPIPGNSKHALNLTGYYENDRLSARLSYNYRSAFFINIDRASPLNQAATDTLDASISYKLTDNVSLTADAVNLTNTKIFQYAGTTDRFRALYDNGRIFYAGVRVRY; encoded by the coding sequence ATGATGACCAAGCATAATCACCTGTTCAGCGCGGCCAGCCTGGCGGCGATCTTGATTGCCGGCACGCCCGGCGCGGTCCTTGCAGCATCACCGGACGCTGCAGCGGATGTGGCAGCGGCCGACCCGGCTCAGACGGCCGCAGCCCAGAACAGCGGCAGCCAGAACAGCGGCGGCCAGAATGGCGACGAGATCGTCGTCCAGGGCTTTCGCAGCTCGATCGCCCAGTCGCTCCAGGCCAAAAGACTGACCGACATGGTTGCCGATGTGCTGTCGGCCGAGGATATCGGCAAATTCCCCGACAAGAATGTCGCCGAAGCACTGCAGCGCGTGCCAGGCATCGTCATCAACCGCGAGTTTGGCGAAGGCGAGCGCGTATCTCTGCGCGGCACCGCGCCGAACCTGACCAAGACGCTGGTCAACGGCCATGGCATCGCCACCGCAGACTGGTTCATCCTCGACCAGCTGTCGGCGACGCGCTCGTTCAACTATCTGACGCTGCCGTCGGAAATCGTCGGCAAGCTGGAAGTGTTCAAAAGCCCGCAGGCCGATATCGAAGAAGGCGGCATCGGCGGCACGATCAACGTCAATACCCGCCGCCCGCTCGATCTCGACCGCTGGACGGTCTCGGCCTCGGCACAGGCTGTCTATACCGAGCGTTCGGGCAAGGTCGATCCGCAGGCCTCGGGCATGGTCAGCTGGAAAAATGCTGACGAAACGTTCGGCATCCTGCTGGGCGCGGTCTATCAGAAGCGCCAGATCCGCCGCGACGGTGTGGAAGTGCTCGGCTATCAGGACGTGACGGTCGGCGGCCAGACGGCGCAGATCCCAGCACTCATCGGCTCGGCACTGTTCCAGCAGACCCGTGAACGCTATGGCGGCAACATCGAGCTGCAGTTCAAGCCGTCCGACGATCTGGAGATCATCGCGACCGGGCTTTATTCGCGCTTCAACGCCGACAATGTGAACGCCAACTATCTCGCCTGGACATCGAACGCGCTGGGCGGCGGCGGCACGCTTACCAACCCGACCGTCGCCAACGGCACCGTCGTCCGCGGCACCGTGACCTCGACGCCCGGCGGCCGCGCCGCCGTGTACGACGTGATCGACCGCGATGCCTTTGCCGACACCTGGTCGGGCGATCTGGACGTGACCTGGCAGGTCGGCGACAGCGCGCGACTGCACCTGAAGGGCGGCTACACCAAGGCCAAGGGCGCGACCAACTCCCAGCCCTTTTACGAAGGTGCGGCGCCCGGGGCCTTCACCTTCGACATCACCGGCCGCGTGCCCCAGGTGCGCTTTACCGGCATCGATCCCAACCGGCCGTCGGACCTGATCTTCGACTTCGCGTCGCTGCACAAGATCGACAATATCGACGAGGAAACCTATTTCTACGCCGACCTTGAAAAAGACGTCGACTGGGGCCCGATCACGGCGCTCAAGTTCGGCGGCAAATATACCGACCATCTGCGCGAGGCGCGGTTCCTAGCGACCACGTTCGGCGGCTTCTTCATCCCGCTGAGCACGCGGGGCTGTGGCGGAGCGCCCTGCACCTCGGCCAGCTTTGCCGGCGGCAGCCTGCCGGATGATTTCCTCGCCAACATAGCCCTGCCCGGCACGCTCACCAGCTATTTCGCGGTCGACCGGGGCAAGCTGCGCTCGATCCTCAACGGCCAGCCGGCCTCGGTGCGCGAGCGGGTGATCAACCCGCCGGAGAATTATTCGATCACCGAGCGCACCTATGGCGGCTATGTGATGGCCAAGATCGGCGGCGAGGGTGAAAAGGTCCGCGGGAACTTTGGCGTGCGCATCATCCGCACCGACCAGATTTCGCGCGGCAATCTGCTCGGCGTGCCGGCCAACACGCCGGGTGCGATCGCCAATCCGTTCGGCACCTATCTGCCCGTCGAGATCAACCAGTCCTATACCGACATCCTGCCGAGCGCGAACCTGGCGTTCGACGTCAGCCCGACCGTCGTCGTCCGCGTCGCGGCGGGCCGCACGGTCACGCGGCCCGACTATACCGACATCGTCCCGCGCGTCAGCCTCAACCCCGGCGCGCTCACCGGCGACGGCGGTGATCCCAATGTCCGTCCCTATCGCGCCAATGGTGCGGACCTGAGCATCGAATGGTATCCGGACCGCGACACCATCGTCGCCGCCGCGCTTTATTACCGCGACATCCAGTCCTACATCGTCAACCGCACGGTGCAGGAGCGCTTCCCGGTGCAGACCGGCACGCCCAACCTGTCGCGATGCACGCTGATCAATGCCGGCCAGCAGCTCTATAACTGCCTGTTCGACATCAACCGCCGCTCGAACGGCGCGGGCGGCACCAACAAGGGCTTCGAACTGCAGGTGTCGCGGCCGATCTGGGGCGGCTTCGGCGCGGTGGTCAACTATACCTATTCAGATGCCCAGTCTGAATCGGGTGATCCGATCCCCGGCAACTCCAAGCATGCGCTCAACCTGACCGGCTATTACGAGAATGACCGGCTGTCGGCGCGCCTGTCCTACAACTATCGCTCGGCCTTCTTCATCAACATCGACCGCGCCTCGCCGCTCAACCAGGCGGCTACCGACACGCTTGACGCCTCGATCAGCTACAAGCTGACCGACAATGTCTCGCTGACGGCCGATGCGGTCAACCTGACCAACACCAAGATTTTCCAATATGCCGGAACCACCGACCGGTTCCGCGCCCTGTATGACAATGGGCGGATCTTCTATGCCGGGGTGCGCGTCCGCTACTGA
- a CDS encoding LysR family transcriptional regulator has product MEMHQIRYFLTAARLLNFTRAAEECRVAQPSLTRAIQKLEDELGGPLFRRERARTHLTELGRLMLPHLTRTYEAAEAAKTLARGFGKGQVAPLNLGVCALVGSATLDAVLGDLAQAMPGLQLNVVGGTSRELIAQALAGTLDLMIVEAPADAPERFEAWRLFSHDYRMVVRSGHIHAGRNRVTLAELAGEPLIDHDCEGVAALRARAEIVGLDLGFRHMARDGMQLRRLIAAGLGTGFMPDPGEPGMHGLSVEGAEISADVVLAGISGRRRSLAADSFVRASRARAWTNAAG; this is encoded by the coding sequence ATGGAAATGCATCAGATCCGGTATTTCCTGACAGCGGCGCGGCTGCTCAATTTCACCCGGGCGGCGGAGGAATGCCGTGTCGCCCAGCCATCGCTCACCCGCGCGATCCAGAAGCTCGAGGACGAGCTGGGCGGGCCGCTGTTCCGGCGCGAACGGGCGCGCACCCATCTGACCGAACTTGGCCGGCTGATGCTGCCGCACCTGACGCGCACCTATGAAGCCGCCGAGGCGGCAAAGACGCTGGCGCGCGGCTTTGGCAAGGGACAGGTCGCGCCGCTCAATCTGGGCGTCTGCGCGCTCGTCGGATCGGCAACACTCGATGCGGTGCTCGGCGATCTGGCGCAGGCGATGCCGGGGCTGCAGCTGAACGTCGTCGGCGGCACCAGCCGGGAGCTGATCGCCCAGGCGCTGGCCGGTACGCTTGATCTGATGATCGTCGAAGCTCCTGCCGACGCGCCCGAACGGTTCGAAGCCTGGCGGCTGTTCAGCCATGATTACCGGATGGTCGTCCGATCGGGACATATCCATGCCGGCCGCAACCGCGTCACGCTCGCGGAGCTGGCCGGCGAGCCGCTGATCGACCATGACTGCGAGGGTGTCGCGGCGCTCCGCGCGCGGGCGGAGATTGTCGGCCTTGATCTCGGCTTCCGCCACATGGCGCGCGACGGCATGCAGCTCCGGCGGCTGATCGCGGCGGGGCTTGGCACCGGCTTCATGCCCGATCCCGGCGAGCCGGGCATGCACGGCCTGAGCGTCGAAGGCGCGGAGATTTCCGCCGATGTCGTGCTGGCGGGGATTTCGGGGCGACGCCGCAGCCTTGCGGCCGACAGCTTCGTCCGCGCCAGCCGGGCACGCGCCTGGACGAACGCCGCCGGCTAA
- a CDS encoding sigma-70 family RNA polymerase sigma factor, with amino-acid sequence MNGNNAVTGSNSGRLLDRDPERRGGGPAAIKVPGRGKGGARNPADMRWSDLMARGRAGDRRAYDRLLGELRPWLCRYFARRLPAIHVDDAVQETLIAVHNRRHDFDITLPFHPWLAAIARFKWVDRLRMMEREQTALDAEPTTPSHEIDIVSCHVVGRLLGGLRPAQAEAIRLVKMNGLSIIEASAQTGQSQSLVKVNIHRGLKRLAGLLVEPAPALADAVTGR; translated from the coding sequence ATGAACGGGAACAATGCCGTAACGGGCAGCAACTCGGGCCGATTGCTCGACCGTGACCCCGAGCGGCGCGGCGGGGGCCCGGCGGCGATCAAGGTCCCCGGACGGGGGAAAGGGGGCGCGCGCAATCCCGCCGACATGCGCTGGTCCGACCTGATGGCACGGGGCAGGGCTGGCGACCGGCGCGCCTATGACCGGCTGCTTGGCGAGCTGCGTCCCTGGCTGTGCCGCTATTTCGCCCGGCGGCTGCCGGCGATCCATGTCGACGATGCGGTGCAGGAAACGCTGATTGCCGTGCACAATCGCCGGCATGATTTTGACATCACGCTGCCCTTTCACCCCTGGCTGGCGGCGATCGCCCGGTTCAAATGGGTCGACCGGCTGCGGATGATGGAGCGTGAGCAAACTGCCCTGGATGCCGAACCGACCACCCCGAGCCACGAGATCGACATTGTCAGCTGCCATGTCGTCGGGCGGTTGCTGGGCGGGCTGCGCCCCGCCCAGGCCGAGGCGATCCGGCTGGTCAAGATGAACGGCCTGTCGATCATCGAGGCATCGGCACAGACCGGCCAGTCGCAGTCACTGGTCAAGGTCAATATCCATCGTGGGCTCAAACGACTGGCCGGGCTGCTGGTTGAGCCGGCCCCGGCGCTGGCGGACGCCGTCACCGGTCGCTGA